The Thalassotalea psychrophila genome window below encodes:
- a CDS encoding GMC family oxidoreductase, which yields MHDYIIIGGGSAGGVLANRLSEDNTIDVCLLEAGSKGKSPLISVPVGMAALIQDFKINKWNWKFNTQKDKSMNNRSQYQPRGKVLGGSSSINGMVYIRGDKTDYEIWSELGNTTWGYEQVLPYFKKAENNERGECEFHNVNGPLNVSDGVTEFDICDSFKQSILAQGYPYNSDFNGVSQEGVGVYQFTTKNGVRASTKACYIEPAMMRENLTVKTNSQVQRIIFDGKRAVGVEYIANGKTYTIKANKEVLVCGGSFNSPQLLLLSGVGPKPELDKHAIDVVHELSGVGKNLQEHPDVMLVYKSKTKSGLALNPQGIAKGCSALVKYLLNKTGWFANTVTPVGGFFKTDEHLTTPNFQIHSVPMAYRDHARDYKLMTNWGFSLLVNISRPKSRGEVTLKDSNPLSAPNIQLNLLDHPDDMSELVKAVKKAQEMVDQPLMNKHIQGPMHPQKRFSDDNEIEQYLREYGSHAYHPVGTCKMGNDDMAVVDERLKVHGLEGIRVVDASIMPTLVSGNTNASTIMIGEKAADMIKQDNQHS from the coding sequence ATGCATGACTATATAATTATTGGTGGCGGCTCAGCCGGAGGTGTTCTAGCCAATCGGCTAAGTGAAGACAACACTATTGACGTATGTTTACTTGAGGCAGGATCAAAAGGTAAATCCCCACTGATTTCAGTACCAGTAGGTATGGCGGCACTGATCCAAGATTTTAAAATTAATAAATGGAACTGGAAGTTTAACACTCAAAAAGATAAATCAATGAACAACCGTAGTCAATATCAGCCAAGAGGTAAAGTTCTAGGTGGTTCGAGTAGCATTAATGGCATGGTATATATTAGGGGTGATAAAACCGATTATGAAATATGGTCTGAGTTGGGCAATACCACCTGGGGCTATGAACAAGTTCTACCTTACTTTAAAAAAGCAGAAAACAATGAACGTGGAGAGTGTGAATTTCATAATGTTAATGGACCATTAAATGTAAGTGATGGCGTTACTGAATTTGATATTTGTGACTCATTTAAGCAAAGTATACTCGCACAAGGATACCCTTATAACTCTGATTTTAATGGCGTTAGTCAAGAAGGTGTCGGAGTGTACCAATTTACAACTAAAAATGGTGTGCGAGCAAGTACAAAAGCATGTTATATCGAACCAGCAATGATGCGAGAAAATTTAACTGTCAAAACAAATTCACAAGTGCAGCGTATTATTTTTGACGGAAAACGTGCAGTTGGTGTTGAGTATATTGCAAATGGTAAAACTTATACCATTAAAGCAAACAAAGAAGTGCTGGTTTGCGGTGGCAGTTTTAACTCTCCACAACTTCTACTATTGTCAGGAGTTGGCCCTAAACCAGAACTAGATAAACACGCTATTGATGTAGTCCATGAATTGTCAGGTGTAGGTAAAAACCTACAAGAGCATCCTGATGTGATGCTGGTATATAAAAGTAAAACTAAATCGGGGCTGGCATTGAACCCTCAGGGCATCGCAAAAGGTTGCAGCGCCTTAGTAAAGTATTTGCTGAATAAAACAGGATGGTTTGCAAATACAGTAACTCCGGTGGGTGGCTTTTTCAAAACAGATGAACATTTGACGACCCCTAATTTTCAAATTCATTCGGTTCCAATGGCTTATCGAGATCATGCTCGTGATTACAAACTGATGACCAATTGGGGCTTTAGTTTATTAGTTAATATATCAAGACCTAAAAGCCGTGGTGAAGTCACTCTTAAAGATTCAAACCCTCTATCAGCTCCTAATATTCAATTAAATCTATTAGATCATCCTGATGATATGTCTGAGTTAGTTAAAGCAGTAAAAAAAGCTCAGGAAATGGTTGATCAGCCATTAATGAACAAACATATCCAAGGCCCAATGCATCCACAAAAGCGTTTCAGCGATGACAATGAAATTGAACAATACTTACGTGAATATGGATCGCACGCTTATCATCCTGTAGGTACTTGTAAAATGGGCAATGATGATATGGCCGTTGTCGATGAGAGGTTAAAGGTGCACGGTTTAGAAGGTATTCGAGTTGTTGACGCCTCTATTATGCCAACTCTGGTCAGTGGTAATACTAACGCATCTACAATAATGATCGGTGAAAAAGCAGCCGATATGATAAAGCAAGACAATCAACATTCATAA
- a CDS encoding coniferyl aldehyde dehydrogenase gives MKLLTQLKAHKDSFLKSPMPSRQERIKRLQSLKDALLKHQDALCAALNKDFGQRSTTESQLLDILPTINYINYSCRKLKGWMKAEKRHSGLLLGGAKVKVMYQPLGVVGIIGSWNAPLTVTLAPLVTALSAGNHAMIKMSEFNPNTNQIVAKIIEQAFDQNLVSMVEGEASVSAEFSQLPFDHLVFTGSTTVGKHVMSAAAKNLTPVTLELGGKCPVIIGEDIDIDDAVSRIVFGKAFNSGQICLAPDYIFCPADKETEFVQAYCKKFQKLFPDFANNKDHTSIHSDRHFQRFQNLLSDAKQKGATITSANNIEGNASTRLMATHLVSNVTEDMQLMQEEIFGPILPIKTYKNLEEVSSYINNKTSPLGLYIMTFNKKSQQYLLDNTHSGGVSINEVLFHAMCDDAPFGGVGESGIGHYHGPEGFKALSKAKTVLTRGKFYPGKWTSPPYDNSLIKPVLKFLLKI, from the coding sequence ATGAAGTTATTAACACAATTAAAAGCACATAAAGACTCTTTTTTAAAGTCACCTATGCCATCAAGACAAGAAAGAATTAAGCGTTTACAGTCATTAAAAGACGCTTTACTCAAGCATCAGGATGCTTTGTGTGCTGCTTTGAATAAAGATTTTGGACAACGCAGCACCACTGAATCACAACTGCTGGATATTTTACCTACAATCAATTACATCAACTATTCATGTAGAAAACTTAAAGGTTGGATGAAAGCAGAAAAGCGTCATTCGGGGTTATTATTAGGTGGTGCAAAAGTAAAAGTAATGTACCAACCACTAGGCGTTGTAGGGATCATAGGTTCGTGGAATGCCCCGCTTACGGTAACTCTGGCTCCATTGGTAACCGCCCTATCAGCAGGCAATCATGCAATGATTAAAATGTCTGAATTTAATCCTAATACCAATCAGATTGTCGCTAAAATTATTGAGCAAGCATTCGATCAAAACTTAGTATCTATGGTTGAAGGTGAAGCAAGTGTTTCAGCTGAATTCTCACAACTGCCATTTGATCATTTAGTTTTTACCGGCTCTACCACTGTTGGAAAACATGTTATGAGCGCTGCAGCTAAAAACTTAACGCCAGTAACACTTGAGCTTGGCGGTAAATGTCCAGTTATTATTGGTGAAGACATAGATATTGATGATGCGGTTAGTCGCATCGTATTTGGTAAAGCCTTTAATTCTGGTCAAATTTGTTTAGCGCCGGATTACATTTTTTGTCCAGCGGATAAAGAAACTGAATTCGTACAGGCCTATTGCAAGAAATTTCAAAAACTATTTCCTGATTTTGCTAACAACAAAGATCACACCAGTATTCACAGTGATCGTCATTTCCAACGCTTTCAAAATTTATTAAGTGATGCGAAACAAAAAGGCGCAACAATTACTTCTGCCAATAATATCGAAGGTAATGCTTCGACTCGCTTAATGGCGACTCACTTAGTGTCCAATGTTACTGAAGACATGCAATTAATGCAGGAAGAGATTTTTGGTCCTATTTTGCCAATTAAAACTTATAAAAATTTAGAAGAAGTTTCCTCATACATTAACAATAAAACCAGCCCTCTTGGCCTTTACATTATGACTTTCAATAAAAAGAGTCAGCAATATCTTCTCGATAACACTCATTCTGGAGGGGTTAGCATTAACGAAGTGTTATTCCATGCAATGTGTGACGATGCACCGTTTGGTGGAGTTGGTGAATCAGGGATTGGTCATTATCACGGACCTGAAGGTTTTAAGGCGTTATCGAAAGCAAAAACAGTATTAACTCGAGGAAAATTTTATCCCGGCAAATGGACCAGTCCACCATATGACAATAGCCTGATTAAACCCGTTCTTAAATTTTTACTAAAGATCTAG
- a CDS encoding AraC family transcriptional regulator, translating to MTFNKQFNFEQSAAVDDENLIYVSATYLLMMLPLLDEYEIDQISYFADEGVDVTKLGDIGYQIPNKVSCILWQKLFDFTQDENIGIKAGRFASPKIFNILGPSMGLTQTPLEGMETMFRFFRLFSNAARMYLVRIKAGYRLQINVLTNLEVPKANIDAFFSAFITICRQHYGDDFSPMSMKVPYPEIKDKTYFQRFFRCPVEVSANKLEMVFAKDMLERKVSSMTGFGSGLLPTVSTKALKDGLKKIDKYHLIDQVKILVKQNLATDEASITNIAARLHMSERTLQRRLASHEYNFRNLTEDCRHELALDYVPNSDLSLTDISHLLGFSNYNNFARAFKRWTGSSPKSYQSFNG from the coding sequence ATGACATTTAATAAACAATTTAATTTTGAGCAATCAGCTGCCGTAGATGATGAAAACCTGATCTATGTATCTGCAACTTATTTGCTAATGATGTTGCCGTTGTTGGATGAATACGAGATTGATCAAATCAGCTACTTTGCTGATGAAGGCGTTGATGTTACTAAGCTAGGGGATATTGGCTATCAAATTCCAAATAAGGTTTCTTGCATCCTTTGGCAAAAGCTTTTCGATTTTACTCAAGATGAAAATATAGGCATTAAAGCCGGCCGCTTTGCCAGCCCTAAAATATTCAATATTCTTGGGCCTTCAATGGGATTAACACAAACTCCGCTGGAAGGGATGGAAACAATGTTTCGATTCTTTCGATTGTTTTCTAATGCTGCGCGCATGTATCTGGTAAGGATAAAAGCAGGTTATCGTTTACAAATTAATGTACTCACCAACCTTGAGGTACCTAAAGCTAATATAGATGCTTTTTTCTCTGCTTTTATTACCATATGTCGACAGCATTATGGCGATGATTTTTCGCCAATGTCGATGAAGGTTCCATACCCTGAAATTAAAGATAAAACCTATTTTCAGCGTTTTTTTCGCTGCCCAGTTGAGGTTTCAGCCAATAAATTGGAAATGGTGTTTGCTAAAGATATGCTTGAAAGGAAAGTCAGTAGTATGACTGGCTTTGGTTCCGGTTTATTACCGACCGTGTCAACCAAAGCATTAAAGGACGGATTGAAAAAAATTGATAAGTATCATTTGATTGATCAAGTTAAAATTTTGGTTAAACAAAATTTAGCTACCGATGAAGCGTCTATTACTAATATTGCTGCTCGATTGCATATGAGCGAAAGAACGCTGCAACGTCGCCTCGCCAGCCATGAATATAATTTTAGGAATTTGACCGAAGATTGCCGGCATGAATTAGCATTGGACTACGTACCTAATTCCGATTTGTCATTAACCGATATTAGCCATTTACTTGGCTTTTCAAACTACAATAATTTTGCCCGAGCATTTAAACGTTGGACTGGCTCGTCTCCCAAATCTTATCAATCATTTAATGGTTAA
- a CDS encoding CaiB/BaiF CoA transferase family protein has translation MPLKSLKVLDFSTLLPGPFATMMLADMGAEVLRIEAPNRQDLTRILPPLDEQGVSYIHQTLNRSKRSLGLNLKKPDAVELVKKLVAEYDIVIEQFRPGVMQRFGLDYQTLKPINPKLIYCSITGYGQTGPYKHRGGHDINYLAIAGVASYTGTKETGPIPVGFQIADVAGGSMHAVNGILAAVIERQISGEGQYIDISMTDAAFALNAMSGAGALGSGIAPGLEQETLNGASFYNHYETNDGRHFSVGSIEPAFMQQLCQTIGREDLIKNGFDYSAESQAPLIAALKVAFKQHDFDYWQDVFVKLDACVEPTLTVVEAAEHPQMQARNMVVEVSTEDNNKIKQIASPIKFSRNQPNYTSAGCSVGHHNQEVLAEMGFSSEEIETMQVNGVLG, from the coding sequence ATGCCATTAAAGTCTCTTAAAGTACTCGATTTCTCAACGTTATTACCCGGCCCATTTGCGACTATGATGTTAGCTGACATGGGGGCAGAGGTTCTTAGAATTGAAGCACCTAACAGGCAGGACCTTACAAGAATATTGCCTCCTTTGGATGAACAAGGAGTGTCTTATATCCATCAAACCCTAAATCGCTCGAAACGTTCACTGGGTTTAAACTTGAAAAAACCGGATGCGGTTGAATTAGTTAAAAAGCTGGTTGCTGAATACGATATCGTAATAGAGCAGTTCCGTCCTGGGGTTATGCAACGTTTCGGCTTAGATTATCAAACCTTAAAACCAATAAACCCTAAATTAATTTATTGTTCTATTACTGGTTATGGCCAAACTGGTCCATATAAACATCGTGGTGGTCATGATATTAACTACTTAGCAATCGCTGGTGTGGCTAGTTATACCGGTACTAAAGAAACCGGTCCGATCCCAGTCGGCTTTCAAATTGCGGATGTAGCAGGTGGTTCAATGCATGCCGTTAACGGTATTCTTGCCGCAGTAATCGAACGTCAAATTAGTGGAGAAGGGCAATACATAGATATCAGTATGACTGACGCTGCGTTTGCTTTAAATGCTATGAGTGGCGCTGGTGCACTTGGTAGTGGTATCGCTCCTGGACTTGAACAAGAAACACTTAATGGTGCTTCTTTTTACAATCATTACGAAACTAACGATGGCCGTCATTTTTCTGTTGGCAGTATAGAGCCTGCGTTTATGCAGCAACTCTGTCAAACCATAGGCAGAGAAGATTTGATCAAAAATGGTTTTGACTACAGTGCTGAATCACAAGCACCGTTAATAGCTGCATTAAAAGTTGCGTTTAAACAACATGATTTTGATTATTGGCAAGACGTATTCGTCAAGCTTGACGCCTGTGTTGAACCTACTCTAACGGTAGTAGAAGCGGCAGAGCATCCACAAATGCAAGCTCGAAATATGGTTGTTGAAGTATCTACTGAAGATAACAACAAAATAAAGCAAATAGCTTCACCAATTAAATTTTCAAGAAACCAACCTAACTACACTTCTGCTGGTTGCAGCGTAGGTCATCATAATCAGGAAGTTTTAGCTGAGATGGGTTTCAGTAGTGAAGAGATTGAAACTATGCAAGTAAATGGCGTATTAGGATAA
- a CDS encoding helix-turn-helix domain-containing protein, whose amino-acid sequence MHQLLANSYSGTLKFLQPTIEKYGVDVDSTLVEAGIDMNKFNSIYKRIPCHLSSKYVDLIVKKSSPIVAIKACEHLNPAIFQSFGTGLLFSKSLTDFCHRYVNGFAFISSAINVNFIQDSFESYLTFDENTYLNEVNSNFYSDIFAALTLKFIKLMIGADFKAKKVCLSWTPDDYMLQEYIDYFGENIEFSADKTKIVFDYNSLDVELPFANEKLAKQSDKMVVEFLKRSSAFNFTSKVSNIILKLLLNGNCSKLNVAEICGISERTLNNKLNAEGTNFKSIVEKIRKSYSIYYLQEGNLTPEQLAFKLGYCNYGNFSRAFKAWYGVSPLHYKNDHKKGILLAS is encoded by the coding sequence ATGCACCAATTATTGGCCAACAGTTACAGTGGCACATTAAAATTTTTACAGCCTACGATTGAAAAGTATGGTGTTGATGTCGATTCAACATTGGTTGAAGCTGGCATTGATATGAACAAATTTAATTCTATCTACAAACGGATTCCATGCCATTTGAGTAGTAAATATGTGGATCTGATTGTAAAAAAATCATCACCTATTGTTGCCATTAAAGCCTGTGAACACTTGAATCCTGCGATATTTCAATCTTTTGGTACTGGTCTATTGTTTAGTAAGTCTTTAACTGACTTTTGCCATCGTTATGTTAATGGCTTTGCTTTTATTTCAAGCGCAATTAACGTTAACTTTATTCAGGACAGCTTTGAAAGCTATTTAACGTTTGATGAAAACACGTATTTAAATGAGGTCAATTCGAACTTTTATTCGGATATATTTGCGGCATTAACATTAAAGTTCATTAAATTAATGATTGGCGCTGACTTTAAAGCAAAAAAAGTGTGCTTATCTTGGACACCAGACGATTACATGTTGCAAGAGTACATAGATTATTTTGGTGAAAATATAGAATTTTCAGCCGATAAAACCAAGATTGTTTTTGACTACAATTCATTAGATGTTGAACTACCGTTTGCAAATGAAAAGCTTGCAAAACAATCAGATAAAATGGTTGTTGAATTTTTAAAGCGCAGTAGCGCTTTCAATTTCACCTCAAAAGTGAGCAATATAATTTTGAAGTTATTGCTTAACGGTAATTGTAGCAAACTTAATGTGGCAGAAATTTGTGGAATATCAGAGCGCACCCTTAACAACAAATTAAATGCAGAAGGGACTAACTTTAAAAGTATTGTTGAGAAAATAAGAAAGTCATATTCGATCTACTATTTACAAGAAGGCAACTTAACGCCAGAGCAATTAGCATTTAAATTGGGGTATTGTAACTACGGAAACTTTTCCAGAGCTTTTAAAGCTTGGTATGGTGTTTCACCATTACACTACAAAAACGATCATAAGAAAGGAATACTTTTAGCAAGTTAA